Genomic DNA from Phaeobacter porticola:
CCCATCTCCTCAACCTCTTCCATCAGCGCCCAGGCTTTCTCGATCAGCTCATTGGTGAGGCTTTCGACATAGTAGGAGCCGGCCAGCGGATCGACCACATTGGTGACGCCGGTTTCCTCCTGCAGCACCAGCTGGGTGTTGCGGGCGATGCGGGCGGAAAAATCGGTGGGCAACGCGATGGCTTCGTCCAGCGCGTTGGTATGTAGGGATTGCGTGCCGCCAAGCACTGCCGACATCGCCTCGTAGGCGGTGCGGATCACGTTATTGTAGGGATCCTGCTCCTGCAAGGACACGCCCGAGGTCTGGCAGTGGGTGCGCAGCATCTTGGAGCGGTCATTCTTGGCATCAAAGTCGGTCATCACCCGGTGCCAGAGCGTGCGAGCCGCACGCAGCTTGGCGATTTCCATGAAGAAATTCATGCCAATGGCAAAGAAGAACGACAGACGACCTGCGAATTTGTCGACGTCCATGCCCGCCTCCATCGCCGCGCGCACATATTCGCGCCCGTCTGCGAGGGTATAGGCCAGCTCCTGCACCAGATTGGCGCCGGCCTCCTGCATGTGGTAGCCGGAAATGGAGATGGAGTTGAATTTGGGCATCTCGTTCGAGGTGTATTCGATAATGTCCGAGATGATCCGCATCGAAGGTTCTGGCGGATAGATATAGGTGTTGCGGACCATGAACTCCTTCAGAATGTCGTTCTGTATGGTGCCCGCCAGCAGTGATTTGTCATGGCCCTGCTCTTCGCCTGCCACGATAAAGCTGGCAAGGATCGGGATCACCGCGCCGTTCATGGTCATGGAGACCGAGACCTGATCCAGCGGGATACCGTCGAACAGGATTTTCATGTCCTCAACCGAGTCGATCGCCACCCCGGCCTTGCCGACATCACCCATCACACGCGGGTGATCGCTGTCATAGCCACGGTGGGTGGCAAGGTCGAAGGCGACGGAAACGCCCTGCTGACCGGCCGCAAGGTTGCGGCGATAAAAGGCGTTGGATTCCTCAGCCGTAGAGAAGCCCGCGTATTGGCGGATGGTCCAGGGGCGGCCAGCGTACATCGTGGCCTTTACCCCGCGGGTAAAGGGGCCAAAGCCGGGCATGGTGCCCATATGGGGCAGGTCTTTGGTATCGGCCTCGGTATAGAGTGGTTTGACATCAATACCTTCCAGCGTATTCCAGGTCAGCGCGTCCAGCGGGCGGCCGCGCAGTTCCTTTTCAGCCAGAGCCCGCCAATCGTCGGTTTTGGTCGTCATCGGAAGTTCCTCTTGTCAGGTCGTAGGGGGGCGGGTTCGAGCCCACCGCGTGTTTGTCAGGGTCGCGCATCAGCTCTGCCAGGCCATCGGCGCCGCCATGCAGCCACATCAGGTCATCGGCGTAGCGCTCGCGCAGCGTTGCGGATTGA
This window encodes:
- the scpA gene encoding methylmalonyl-CoA mutase; protein product: MTTKTDDWRALAEKELRGRPLDALTWNTLEGIDVKPLYTEADTKDLPHMGTMPGFGPFTRGVKATMYAGRPWTIRQYAGFSTAEESNAFYRRNLAAGQQGVSVAFDLATHRGYDSDHPRVMGDVGKAGVAIDSVEDMKILFDGIPLDQVSVSMTMNGAVIPILASFIVAGEEQGHDKSLLAGTIQNDILKEFMVRNTYIYPPEPSMRIISDIIEYTSNEMPKFNSISISGYHMQEAGANLVQELAYTLADGREYVRAAMEAGMDVDKFAGRLSFFFAIGMNFFMEIAKLRAARTLWHRVMTDFDAKNDRSKMLRTHCQTSGVSLQEQDPYNNVIRTAYEAMSAVLGGTQSLHTNALDEAIALPTDFSARIARNTQLVLQEETGVTNVVDPLAGSYYVESLTNELIEKAWALMEEVEEMGGMTKAVASGMPKLRIEESAARRQAMIDRGEEVIVGVNKYRKEKEDPIDILDVDNVAVRDSQIAGLEQIRGSRDSAACEAALDNLTRVAKEGGNLLAAAVEAARARASVGEISMAMEKEFGRHSAEVKTLAGVYGAAYEGDEGFAAIQKSIEDFAEAEGRRPRLLVVKMGQDGHDRGAKVIATAFADIGFDVDVGPLFQTPDEAAQDAIDNDVHVVGISSQAAGHKTLAPQLVKALKEQGAEDIIVICGGVIPQQDYQFLYDNGVKAIFGPGTNIPEAAQDILKLIRQS